The DNA window CTACAAGAGAAAGAATAGATCCAGTTCGTTTTCTAACGAATTTTTCTAGCGGAAAGATGGGCTATGCAATGGCAGAAGCAGCAGCTAATTTAGGGGCTGACACCGTGCTTATTTCTGGCCCAGTTGGTATAGATCCTCCTTCTAATATAACGTTTGTCTCGGTAGAAAGTGCGCAGGACATGTACGAGGCAGTGCTAGCGCAGTTCGATACAGCTTCGATTGTGATTAAAACAGCAGCAGTTGCAGACTACAAACCAAAAGTAGTACAAGCTCAAAAAATGAAAAAACAACCTGGGGAAGCGACCATTGCTTTAGAGCGAACAACCGATATTCTTGCTGAGCTTGGGACTAGAAAAACAAATCAATTATTAATTGGATTTGCAGCAGAAACGAATGATGTTGTTCATTATGCAAAAGGGAAACTGGTAAAGAAAAATGCGGATTATATTATTGCCAATGACGTAACAGAAGCGGGTTCAGGTTTTGGAACGGATACAAATTCCGTCACGTTAGTTGGACATAATGGGGTAGAAATGCATTTTCCTCATTTAACTAAAAAGGAGCTTGCGCTTCAATTACTTCAAACTATTATCCAGCTAGAAAAAGATGAGTCTCAATGATAGTAGAAGTAATTGTAGATGTATCAGCCTATCCAATTGACCGACCATTCGACTATATCGTACCTGAGCATTTAGAAGAACTAGTGGAACGTGGAAGCCGCGTTCATGTCCCTTTTGGAAATCGTAAAGTACAAGGCTTTATTACGAATATTAAACAGCGTACTGATTTAGATATGTCTAAGCTAAAAGAAGTGCAATCGATCATTGACGTGGAGCCCGTTGTCACGGAAGAGCTTCTGCAATTGTCCAAATGGCTGACGAAAAAAACGCTATGCTATGAGATTGATGCACTTCAAGTTATGCTTCCAGCTGCGCTACGTGCTTCGTATAAGAAAAACATTAAACTCATAAATCCTGTTGGTCTGGATGATGCCTTTTTAGACCTGTTTGGCAAAAAAGATATCGTCTCCTATGAGGCTATAG is part of the Psychrobacillus sp. FSL H8-0483 genome and encodes:
- the coaBC gene encoding bifunctional phosphopantothenoylcysteine decarboxylase/phosphopantothenate--cysteine ligase CoaBC; the protein is MLTSKKIVVCVTGGIAVYKAVALVSKLTQDGADVKVMMTKSAMEFVQPLSFQVMSRNDVYFDTFDEKDSSVIAHINLADWADLVIVAPATANVIGKLANGIADDMVTTTLLATTAKVWIAPAMNVHMYDNAAVKRNIHRLSEDGYSFIEPSEGFLACGYVGKGRLEEPENIVKLVEDYFSPKELPLKGQKVVVTAGPTRERIDPVRFLTNFSSGKMGYAMAEAAANLGADTVLISGPVGIDPPSNITFVSVESAQDMYEAVLAQFDTASIVIKTAAVADYKPKVVQAQKMKKQPGEATIALERTTDILAELGTRKTNQLLIGFAAETNDVVHYAKGKLVKKNADYIIANDVTEAGSGFGTDTNSVTLVGHNGVEMHFPHLTKKELALQLLQTIIQLEKDESQ